One window of the Puntigrus tetrazona isolate hp1 chromosome 13, ASM1883169v1, whole genome shotgun sequence genome contains the following:
- the LOC122356235 gene encoding cytochrome c oxidase assembly protein COX16 homolog, mitochondrial — translation MHTRNMWNLVRKLQSNRTLKYGIPMLLLVVGGSFGLREFTQIRYDAQRIKKKLDPALEARVNTKNQSTILHDEYEKLKDLDLDGWKNIRGPRPWEDSKEHQEQQRAQLSKNT, via the exons ATGCATACACGAAACATGTGGAATCTAGTTCGCAAACTCCAAAGTAACAGGACATTGAAATATGGGATCCCGATGCTG CTGCTGGTTGTCGGAGGGTCGTTTGGATTGAGAGAGTTCACTCAGATTAGATATGATGCACAGCGGATAAAAAAGAAG cTGGACCCTGCTCTGGAAGCCCGGGTGAACACTAAAAACCAGTCGACCATCCTTCACGATGAGTATGAG AAATTAAAGGATTTGGACTTGGATGGATGGAAGAACATTCGTGGCCCACGTCCCTGGGAGGATTCGAAGGAGCACCAGGAGCAGCAGAGAGCTCAGCTCAGTAAAAACACATAG